A genomic stretch from Vanrija pseudolonga chromosome 6, complete sequence includes:
- the ltnD_1 gene encoding L-threonate dehydrogenase, whose translation MAPPVTVGWCGLGAMGSGMVSSLLAQKFTVKAYDIYQPSVDAVVQKGAIPCSDPREAATDVDVLGLMVVNAAQVEDIANKVSDVLKPNTSVICFSTVPPTFLSTLQTQLDKAGRGIQLVDAPVSGGFIRAADGELSIMAAGVDEALKKTGPVLDALTRSPGKLAVVGTQVGQASDFKLINQVLCAIHIAAASEAMALAANLGVNPRKLYNALKDSSFMFGHRVPWQLRDDGLPKSAMTIICKDVGIVMDEARLIGFPAPLSSTSEQLFSAALGAGLSKDDDANLVKLWQKFGGKSVVESGTIDEEEAIARAAVGGEEHIATVSKLLYAVHTVAAAEALAFARQKNMNLEAVFDVVSTSAASSQPLVAFKNELSWPNDYSPKAGQLSVQALLSQLDQVLVEAKRTSTPLFLTQAAYQQLIVASRKGWGGEGASVVGRLWSQ comes from the exons ATGGCTCCCCCGGTTACAGTTGGATGGTGTGGTCTCGGTGCCATGGGGTCAGGAATGGTCTCA AGCCTCCTGGCGCAGAAGTTTACGGTCAAAGCCTATGACATTTACCAACCGTCGGTGGATGCGGTTGTTCAGAAAGGAGCTATTCCCTGTAGCGACCCCAGAGAAGCCGCTACGGATGTCGACGTCTTGGGCCTCATGGTGGTCAACGCCGCCCAAGTAGAAGACATTGCGAATAAGGTTTCAGACG TCCTCAAGCCGAACACCTCGGTCATCTGCTTCTCAACGGTCCCTCCAACCTTCCTCTCGACTCTGCAAACCCAGCTCGACAAAGCTGGGAGAGGCATCCAG CTGGTTGACGCCCCTGTTTCCGGAGGGTTTATTAGAGCCGCCGATGGTGAACTGAGCATCATGGCAGCCGGCGTAGACGAGGCCCTTAAGAAGACCGGCCCCGTTCTCGATGCTTTGACTCGCTCCCCTGGGAAGCTGGCTGTTGTTGGAACACAAGTCGGACAGGCAAGCGATTTCAAGCTCATTAACCAAGTACTTTGCGCGATCCATATCGCTGCTGCTTC CGAGGCCATGGCGCTGGCAGCCAATCTTGGCGTCAACCCTCGGAAGCTGTACAACGCGCTGAAGGACTCAAGCTTCATGT TTGGGCATCGAGTGCCTTGGCAGCTGAGAGATGATGGCCTGCCGAAGTCAGCAATGACCATCATTTGCAAAGACGTCGGAATCGTCATGGACGAGGCCCGCCTGATCGGTTTCCCCGCCCCTCTGTCATCCACCTCAGAGCAGCTGTTTAGTGCAGCACTTGGTGCCGGTCTATCCAAAGATGACGATGCCAACTTGGTCAAGCTGTGGCAGAAGTTTGGGGGCAAGTCGGTTGTCGAATCTGGAACGAtcgatgaggaggaagccATTGCTCGAGCCGCAGTTGGTGGCGAAGAGCACATTGCAACAGTCTCAAAGTTGCTTTACGCCGTCCACACTGTCGCTGCGGCTGAGGCTTTGGCCTTTGCTCGACAGAAAAACATGAACCTTGAAGCTGTGTTCGACGTGGTGTCCACttcggccgcctcgtcgcagCCCTTGGTTGCCTTCAAGAACGAACTGTCATGGCCGAACGACTACTCGCCTAAGGCGGGCCAATTGTCTGTCCAAGCACTCCTCTCTCAGCTTGACCAAGTTCTTGTGGAGGCAAAGCGAACCTCGACACCCCTCTTCCTCACACAAGCAGCTTATCAGCAGCTGATTGTGGCGTCTAGAAAGGGATGGGGGGGCGAGGGAGCAAGCGTGGTTGGGAGGCTTTGGAGTCAGTAG